CAGCCGGCGCCACTATCAGCTGCGACCTCAACTTCCGGTCAAAACTGTGGACAACCGACGAGGCGCAAGCCGTTATGATTCCACTGATGGAGTACGTCGACGTGTGTATCGCCAACGAAGAAGACGCTGAGCGGAGCCTCGGACTCAAAGCGGGCCATACCGATATCGAGTCTGGCGACATCGACGAAGCCGGCTACGTGCAGGTTGCCAAAACCCTGAAGGCCACCTATGGCTTTGAAACGGTTGCCATCACCCTGAGAGAAAGCTTCTCTGCTTCGCATAACGGCTGGAGCGCCATGCTCTACGACGACAAAGACTGCAAAACACCCACCCGTTCCAAACGATACGATATCAAACTCATTGATCGCGTTGGTGGAGGAGACAGTTTTGCCAGCGGGTTGATTTACGGCTTGTTGAGCGAAGCCTCTACAAAAGACGCACTCGAATTTGCTGTAGCTGCATCTTGTCTCAAACAAACGATTCCGGGTGATTTTAACCTGGTAAGCGCAGAAGAAGTGCGCAAGTTAGCCAAGGGAAGCGGTTCCGGGAGAGTGGAGCGCTGACGTTGCCTCAAGTTGTGTGGCCCCACCGTTCCTCCCCCACAGATATCCCCCATACCATGAGACACATTCTATTACTTGTACTCGCGATCGTTGTCCTGCCTGGTTGTCGGCCATCGAATCCTGGCGTGCTGGTTTCAAATACTGAAGAGCTGAACGAGGCGATTTCAAATGCTGAGCCAGGGACAGACATCATCATGGCAAATGGTGAATGGAAGGATGTCGAAATCCGGTTTGTTGGGAACGGAACGGCTGACAAACCCATCACCTTGCGGGCTGAAACGCCGGGCGAGGTGCTCATTCAAGGCCAATCGGATTTGAAGCTTGGGGGAGAATACCTGGTTGTAGATGGGCTCTCTTTTACAAATGGGGCATCTCCGTCCAGTGCTGTAATTCAGTTTTTTATTGATAACGAAACGCTCGCCAACCACAGCCGGGTGACCAATTGTGTCATCAAAGATTTCAACAAGGCGCAGCGAAACATGCAGGATTTGTGGGTGCAGTTTAAGGGCCGGCACAATCAGCTTGACAACTGCTATATCGCCGGTAAATCCAACCGGGGACCAACCATCCGGGTCGACCTGGCCGGCAACCCAAGCATCAACAACTACCACAGAATCAGCCACAACCATTTTGGCCCGCGGCCGCCCAAAGGTGGGCCAAGTGCGGAGACCATTCAGATTGGCGATAGCGGTACGTCGATGTCACCAAGCTATACCATCGTAGAAAACAACCTGTTTGACCGATGTAATGGTGAAGTAGAAGTTATTTCGAGCAAAACCAATTTTAACACCTTCAGAAATAACGTCTTTTACAAA
This region of Bacteroidota bacterium genomic DNA includes:
- a CDS encoding sugar kinase, producing MKVVSFGEIMLRLSTPGFTRFVQAQSFDATYGGGEANVAVALSNYGLDSYFVSKLPTHEIGQSAVNHLRRFGVKDDYIVRGGDRVGIYFLETGASQRASKVVYDRAKSAVSEMDADEVDWDTVFTGARWFHWTGITPALGVKAQKAIVAACKAARAAGATISCDLNFRSKLWTTDEAQAVMIPLMEYVDVCIANEEDAERSLGLKAGHTDIESGDIDEAGYVQVAKTLKATYGFETVAITLRESFSASHNGWSAMLYDDKDCKTPTRSKRYDIKLIDRVGGGDSFASGLIYGLLSEASTKDALEFAVAASCLKQTIPGDFNLVSAEEVRKLAKGSGSGRVER